Proteins from a genomic interval of Acetobacterium woodii DSM 1030:
- a CDS encoding SoxR reducing system RseC family protein, which yields MKEIGTVKALKGKNAEIEIKRNTACGDCGACHVSKDQSVMLTTANNPIKAKIGETVEVEMEFANVFVAAFIMYGIPLVAFVLGSSGVYFLVGALNIGWDQVVSSFLAGICLTAVAYVVIRKLDRKGRFNSKYQPIVTAIIEKKETIKTPMESRMGH from the coding sequence ATGAAAGAAATCGGCACCGTTAAAGCATTAAAAGGAAAAAATGCCGAAATAGAAATCAAACGAAATACGGCCTGTGGCGATTGTGGCGCTTGTCATGTTAGTAAAGATCAATCGGTCATGCTAACAACGGCAAATAACCCCATTAAGGCCAAAATCGGGGAAACGGTCGAAGTTGAAATGGAGTTTGCCAATGTATTTGTTGCGGCCTTTATTATGTATGGAATACCGTTAGTTGCTTTCGTTTTGGGAAGCAGTGGGGTTTATTTTTTGGTCGGGGCGTTAAATATTGGTTGGGATCAAGTGGTATCGTCATTTTTGGCGGGTATTTGTCTGACCGCGGTCGCCTACGTTGTTATCCGAAAACTTGATCGAAAAGGACGCTTCAATAGCAAATATCAACCGATAGTGACGGCGATTATCGAAAAAAAAGAGACGATAAAAACGCCCATGGAATCAAGAATGGGGCATTAA